A window of the Gossypium hirsutum isolate 1008001.06 chromosome A03, Gossypium_hirsutum_v2.1, whole genome shotgun sequence genome harbors these coding sequences:
- the LOC107963921 gene encoding uncharacterized protein, which produces MGGGMEANKNRFIEDWSSARENLEHNFRWTRRNLALVGIFGIAIPVLVYKGIVREFHMQDEDNGRPYRKFL; this is translated from the exons ATGGGGGGAGGAATGGAGGCAAACAAGAACAGGTTCATTGAAGATTGGAGCAGTGCGAGAGAGAATCTGGAGCATAACTTTCGCTGGACTCGCCGCAACTTAGCTCTCGTCGGCATATTCGGCATCGCTATCCCCGTCCTTGTCTACAAGGGCATTGTTCGAGAATTT CATATGCAGGATGAAGATAATGGTAGGCCATACAGGAAGTTCTTGTGA